A genome region from Deinococcus aerolatus includes the following:
- a CDS encoding MFS transporter, protein MSKAVPAAQPTSRIELGRLVPLYAAQALATGATTVSTILASIIMGTLGFGTLSGLPSTLISVSAALSAGFFGALMLRSGRRLGLGLAFALGTLGAVLGFFGGKLGLTPLFLVGASMMGAAQGGYQQARYAAAESVPDNRRGTALGALMLMSVLGSFLMTGFSRPIERLAVTFGTTPEIVGWLVGGGLLGVAALLMLLWTPVREPAVATVAGATRKAPTFSEAFRVPGVRSTALALATAQGLMVTLMSLTPLRAHNMGMDHSSIAALISGHILGMFGFGWLTGPLIDRLGVRVGYVGGAVLLSTAALTAALPGAGALGLSMFLLGLGWNLAFVSGSKSLTRFPAVQGVTDGLGYITAGAGTLLGGFVIARAGFPMLAYSCAVLALLPLFSAWRAGKSAAPVQKAA, encoded by the coding sequence GTGAGTAAAGCCGTACCTGCAGCCCAGCCCACCTCCCGCATCGAGTTGGGCCGTCTGGTGCCGCTGTACGCCGCGCAGGCCCTGGCAACCGGCGCCACCACCGTCAGCACCATCCTGGCCAGCATCATCATGGGCACGCTGGGTTTCGGCACCCTGTCGGGCCTGCCCAGCACGCTGATCAGCGTGTCAGCGGCGCTGTCGGCAGGATTCTTCGGCGCGCTGATGCTGCGTTCGGGGCGTCGGCTGGGGCTGGGGCTGGCCTTTGCCCTGGGCACACTGGGCGCGGTGCTGGGCTTTTTCGGGGGCAAGCTGGGCCTCACGCCGCTGTTTCTGGTGGGCGCGTCCATGATGGGCGCGGCGCAGGGCGGCTACCAGCAGGCCCGCTACGCCGCCGCCGAGAGCGTACCGGACAACCGCCGGGGCACAGCCCTGGGCGCGCTGATGCTGATGAGCGTGCTGGGCTCGTTTTTAATGACCGGCTTCTCGCGCCCGATTGAGCGGCTGGCCGTCACCTTCGGCACCACGCCGGAAATCGTGGGCTGGCTGGTGGGCGGCGGGTTGCTGGGCGTGGCCGCGCTGCTGATGCTGCTGTGGACCCCGGTGCGTGAACCCGCCGTGGCCACCGTCGCCGGGGCCACCCGCAAGGCCCCCACGTTTTCGGAGGCGTTCCGGGTGCCCGGCGTCCGCAGCACCGCGCTGGCGCTGGCCACCGCGCAGGGCCTGATGGTCACATTGATGAGCCTGACCCCGCTGCGGGCACACAACATGGGCATGGACCACAGCAGCATTGCCGCGCTGATCAGCGGGCACATTCTGGGCATGTTCGGCTTCGGCTGGCTGACCGGGCCGCTGATCGACCGGCTGGGCGTGCGCGTTGGCTACGTGGGCGGCGCAGTGCTGCTGTCCACGGCGGCCCTGACCGCTGCGCTGCCGGGCGCCGGGGCGCTGGGCCTGAGCATGTTCCTGCTGGGGCTGGGCTGGAACCTGGCTTTCGTGTCAGGCAGCAAGTCGCTGACCCGCTTTCCCGCCGTGCAAGGCGTCACCGACGGTCTGGGGTACATCACAGCGGGCGCGGGCACCCTGCTGGGCGGCTTCGTGATCGCCCGCGCCGGATTCCCGATGCTGGCCTACAGCTGCGCGGTGTTAGCGCTGCTGCCACTGTTCAGTGCGTGGCGGGCCGGAAAGTCGGCTGCGCCTGTCCAGAAGGCCGCATGA
- a CDS encoding Lrp/AsnC family transcriptional regulator, with protein sequence MRQTGSALDSLDHRILQELQTDSRLSMRELGRRVGLSAPAVTERVRRLEDAGVILGYGVRVASKPLGRTITAFIGVQDSGRNDPTLVRWATAHDGVLECHSVTGDNSCILKVAVPDVGALETMLGDLIGMGFTCDTSIVLSTPLEGKLLLPPR encoded by the coding sequence ATGCGACAGACTGGCAGCGCTCTGGACTCCCTGGATCACCGGATTTTGCAGGAACTGCAGACCGACTCGCGACTCTCGATGCGTGAGCTGGGCCGCCGGGTGGGGCTGTCGGCCCCGGCGGTGACCGAGCGCGTGCGGCGTTTAGAGGACGCGGGCGTGATCCTGGGCTACGGCGTGCGCGTCGCGAGCAAGCCGCTGGGACGCACCATCACCGCTTTTATCGGCGTGCAGGACAGCGGGCGCAACGATCCCACGCTGGTGCGCTGGGCCACCGCCCACGACGGTGTGCTGGAGTGCCACAGCGTGACCGGCGACAACTCCTGCATCCTGAAGGTGGCCGTGCCGGACGTGGGCGCGCTGGAAACCATGCTGGGGGATCTGATCGGCATGGGCTTTACCTGCGACACCTCCATCGTGCTGAGCACGCCGCTGGAAGGCAAACTGCTGCTGCCGCCGAGGTAA
- the trpD gene encoding anthranilate phosphoribosyltransferase, giving the protein MIHARLMNGEILSQPEAAAFMREVMAGEMSGVRMAAALAALRVRGETPGEIAGFAQAMRENAVRVNVRPREVLLDVVGTGGDGAHTFNISTTTAFVVAGAGVPVAKHGNRAASSRAGSADVLEALGVNLDAPPEVIEDAVNTLGVGFMFARNYHPALRYAAPVRSDLAARTVFNILGPLSNPAGATHLVVGVFKPELTRTLAEVLRLLGAKGATIVYGDGLDEFTVCGVNTVSGLRDGEIIDRTLHPEEVGLALHPRESLVGGTPAENAGITRALLTGGGTEAQRDIVALNSGAALRTAGHVASIHEGVAQAREIMRGGQGWDVLQKYAALTR; this is encoded by the coding sequence ATGATCCACGCCCGCTTGATGAACGGCGAGATTCTGTCGCAGCCCGAGGCAGCGGCCTTCATGCGCGAGGTGATGGCCGGGGAAATGAGCGGGGTGCGGATGGCGGCGGCCCTGGCTGCGTTGCGGGTGCGCGGCGAGACGCCGGGCGAGATCGCCGGCTTTGCCCAGGCCATGCGCGAGAACGCCGTGCGGGTCAATGTCCGCCCGCGCGAGGTGCTGCTGGATGTGGTGGGCACCGGGGGGGACGGGGCGCATACCTTCAACATCAGCACCACGACGGCGTTTGTGGTGGCGGGAGCGGGGGTGCCTGTCGCCAAGCACGGCAACCGCGCTGCCAGCAGCCGCGCGGGCAGTGCAGACGTGCTGGAGGCGCTGGGCGTCAATCTGGACGCCCCTCCCGAAGTGATCGAGGACGCTGTGAACACGCTGGGCGTGGGCTTTATGTTCGCCCGCAATTACCATCCGGCGTTGCGCTACGCCGCGCCCGTCCGTTCCGATCTGGCCGCCCGCACCGTGTTTAACATCCTGGGCCCGCTGAGCAACCCGGCGGGGGCCACCCACCTGGTGGTGGGGGTCTTTAAGCCGGAGCTGACGCGCACGCTGGCCGAGGTCCTGCGGCTGCTGGGGGCCAAGGGAGCCACCATCGTTTACGGCGATGGTCTGGACGAGTTCACCGTCTGCGGCGTCAACACGGTGTCCGGCCTGCGGGACGGCGAGATCATTGACCGCACCCTGCACCCGGAAGAGGTGGGGCTGGCCCTGCATCCACGCGAATCTCTGGTGGGCGGCACCCCTGCCGAGAACGCCGGAATTACCCGCGCCCTGCTGACCGGCGGCGGCACCGAGGCGCAGCGCGACATCGTGGCCCTCAATTCCGGGGCAGCGCTGCGCACGGCGGGCCACGTGGCCAGCATCCATGAGGGCGTGGCCCAGGCCCGCGAGATCATGCGCGGCGGGCAGGGCTGGGACGTGTTGCAGAAATACGCGGCGCTGACGCGGTAG
- a CDS encoding ABC transporter ATP-binding protein has translation MAEGLTGSPALQLRDLWLRLGREVILRGVTLDVLAGEGITLLGENGAGKTTLLRLLASGLRPTRGEGRVMGFDLRDSRAVRDHIHLMPVDAGLYPDLSCAENLEFALKMHGQTGDVAAALRRVTLETAASRRVRFLSAGMRKRLALARAHLLARPVTLVDEPFANLDTAGRGLVLELLGELRAGGVTLIVAAHEPELARQVAPRALRLAAGILHEA, from the coding sequence GTGGCTGAGGGTCTAACTGGGTCGCCCGCCCTGCAACTGCGCGACCTGTGGCTGAGGCTGGGCCGCGAGGTCATCCTGCGCGGCGTGACTCTGGACGTGCTGGCCGGTGAGGGGATCACGCTTCTGGGCGAGAACGGGGCCGGCAAGACCACGCTGCTGCGCCTGCTGGCCTCCGGGCTGCGGCCCACGCGCGGCGAGGGGCGGGTGATGGGTTTTGACCTGCGCGACTCGCGGGCGGTGCGCGACCACATTCACCTGATGCCGGTGGACGCGGGCCTGTATCCGGACCTGAGCTGCGCCGAGAATCTGGAATTCGCCCTGAAGATGCACGGCCAGACCGGAGACGTGGCGGCGGCGCTGCGGCGCGTGACCCTGGAAACCGCTGCCAGCCGCCGCGTCCGCTTTCTCTCGGCGGGAATGCGCAAGCGGCTGGCGCTGGCCCGCGCCCACCTGCTGGCCCGCCCGGTCACGCTGGTGGACGAACCCTTCGCCAACCTGGATACGGCAGGCCGGGGGCTGGTTCTGGAGCTGCTGGGCGAACTGCGCGCCGGGGGCGTCACGCTGATCGTCGCCGCCCACGAGCCGGAACTGGCCCGGCAGGTCGCCCCACGGGCGCTGCGGCTGGCGGCTGGGATCTTGCATGAGGCGTAG
- the rraA gene encoding ribonuclease E activity regulator RraA → MTPFIPTSDLCDAHPEAQVFAPVFQNFGENPRFSGPALTLRVYENNTLVRATLETPGEGRVLVVDGGGSLNCALVGDQLAGLGVQNGWAGIIVHGCVRDTAQLAGMPIGIRALAVHPRRSGKASLGEQAVALTFAGATVRPGDMIHADEDGICVLTSETN, encoded by the coding sequence ATGACTCCCTTCATCCCCACCTCGGACCTGTGCGACGCCCACCCGGAAGCCCAGGTGTTCGCCCCCGTGTTCCAGAATTTCGGAGAGAACCCGAGGTTCAGCGGTCCCGCCCTGACCCTGCGCGTCTACGAGAACAACACCCTGGTACGCGCCACGCTGGAGACGCCGGGCGAGGGCCGCGTGCTGGTGGTAGACGGCGGCGGCAGTCTGAACTGCGCGCTGGTGGGCGATCAGCTGGCCGGGCTGGGCGTGCAGAACGGCTGGGCAGGCATTATCGTCCACGGCTGCGTGCGCGACACGGCGCAGCTCGCTGGCATGCCCATCGGCATCCGGGCGCTGGCCGTTCATCCCCGCCGCAGCGGCAAGGCAAGCCTGGGCGAGCAGGCTGTGGCCCTGACTTTCGCGGGCGCAACAGTGCGGCCCGGCGACATGATTCACGCCGACGAGGACGGGATCTGCGTGCTGACTTCAGAAACGAACTGA
- the trpE gene encoding anthranilate synthase component I encodes MTQTATDPSLSARPVSAVAVQELNADLDTPVSAYLKVTDGAKKLSFLLESVEGGERQARYSFIGVGEVGRFTLRGRQATLSGVLGDETLQTDDPLDVLYSRVLRPVALPAEKFNGLPPFFGGAVGYAAYDIIRVYEELPDDNPDELEVPDALFIVPEGLVIFDHLRHKLYAVAISGSQAEAERIVQALEADLRGSLPDVPGRERAEPMTFSSNFTPEGYQAAVRRCIGYVHAGDVFQVVPSQRFSADLTVHPFALYRALRGINPSPYLGFLNLGEVTLVASSPESLLRSDGVGIVTRPIAGTRPRGKTPAEDNALAAELLLDEKERAEHLMLVDLGRNDIGRVAEYGSVTVEDAFTIERYSHVMHIVSGVRGRLRGGQTPLHALASVLPMGTVSGAPKIRAMEIIDEVEPVRRGPYGGSFGYIAFDGSLDMALTLRTMVIANGRLHIQAGAGIVADSDPVAEEEETRSKAAALMRAAERAAAGL; translated from the coding sequence ATGACCCAGACCGCCACCGATCCATCCCTGTCTGCCAGACCCGTCAGCGCCGTGGCCGTGCAGGAGCTGAACGCCGACCTGGACACGCCGGTCAGCGCCTACCTGAAAGTCACCGACGGCGCGAAGAAATTGAGTTTTCTGCTGGAAAGCGTGGAGGGCGGCGAACGTCAGGCCCGCTACTCGTTCATCGGCGTGGGCGAGGTGGGACGCTTCACGCTGCGCGGAAGGCAAGCCACCCTGAGCGGTGTCCTGGGCGATGAGACACTGCAAACGGATGATCCGCTGGACGTGCTGTACAGCCGTGTCCTGCGGCCCGTCGCATTGCCTGCCGAGAAGTTCAACGGCCTCCCACCCTTTTTCGGCGGCGCGGTGGGCTACGCCGCCTACGACATTATCCGCGTCTACGAGGAGTTGCCCGACGACAACCCCGACGAGTTGGAGGTCCCCGACGCGCTGTTCATTGTCCCCGAGGGCCTCGTTATTTTTGACCACCTGCGGCACAAGCTGTACGCGGTGGCCATCTCCGGGAGCCAGGCCGAGGCCGAGCGCATCGTGCAGGCACTGGAAGCTGATCTGCGCGGTTCATTGCCGGACGTGCCGGGGCGCGAGCGGGCCGAGCCGATGACCTTTTCCAGCAACTTCACGCCCGAGGGCTATCAGGCCGCCGTGCGCCGTTGCATCGGGTATGTCCACGCCGGGGACGTCTTTCAGGTGGTGCCCTCCCAGCGCTTCTCAGCGGACCTGACCGTCCATCCCTTCGCGCTGTACCGGGCGTTGCGCGGCATCAACCCCAGCCCGTATCTGGGTTTTCTGAATCTGGGCGAGGTGACGCTGGTGGCCAGCAGCCCCGAGAGCCTGCTGCGCAGCGACGGCGTGGGCATCGTGACCCGCCCGATCGCCGGCACCCGCCCGCGCGGCAAGACGCCCGCCGAGGACAACGCGCTGGCCGCCGAACTCCTCTTGGACGAGAAGGAACGCGCCGAACACCTGATGCTGGTGGATCTGGGCCGCAACGACATTGGCCGGGTGGCCGAGTACGGCAGCGTGACGGTGGAGGACGCCTTTACCATCGAGCGCTACAGCCACGTGATGCATATCGTCAGCGGCGTGCGGGGCCGGCTGCGCGGGGGACAGACGCCGCTGCACGCCCTGGCCAGTGTCCTGCCGATGGGCACGGTGTCCGGCGCACCCAAGATCCGGGCGATGGAGATCATCGACGAGGTGGAACCTGTGCGGCGTGGACCATACGGCGGCAGCTTTGGCTACATCGCCTTCGACGGCAGCCTGGACATGGCCCTGACCCTGCGGACGATGGTGATTGCAAATGGCAGACTGCACATCCAGGCCGGGGCCGGCATCGTGGCCGACTCTGACCCAGTGGCCGAGGAAGAGGAAACGCGCAGCAAGGCGGCAGCGCTGATGCGGGCGGCGGAACGGGCGGCGGCGGGGCTGTGA
- a CDS encoding cytochrome c biogenesis CcdA family protein, with translation MSLPAGSPTLTLAFLAGLISFLSPCVLPLVPSYLGVIGGARAPLGRALGFIAGFGLVFIALGATASSLGALIAPHKYLLGQIAAVLIIFFGLVMLGVIRLPILMRDTRALADAGGYGPVALGAAFAFGWSPCLGPALGSILGLAASSASLGTGVALLAAYTLGLAVPFLLAALLWNRLNLRRLNRYAGIFERVGGGILVLVGVLMLTGQFTRLATFFYEVTPAWLRV, from the coding sequence ATGTCCCTACCCGCTGGTTCCCCGACGCTGACGCTGGCGTTTCTGGCGGGGCTGATCTCGTTTCTCAGCCCCTGCGTGCTGCCGCTGGTGCCCAGTTACCTGGGCGTGATCGGCGGGGCGCGGGCACCTCTGGGGCGGGCGCTGGGCTTTATTGCGGGCTTCGGCCTGGTGTTCATCGCGCTGGGGGCCACCGCCAGCAGCCTGGGCGCCCTGATCGCGCCGCACAAGTACCTGCTGGGGCAGATCGCGGCTGTCCTGATCATCTTCTTTGGTCTGGTGATGCTGGGCGTGATCCGCCTGCCCATCCTGATGCGCGACACCCGCGCCCTGGCCGACGCCGGGGGCTACGGACCGGTGGCGCTGGGCGCGGCCTTTGCCTTCGGCTGGAGCCCCTGCCTGGGTCCGGCGCTGGGCAGCATCCTGGGGCTGGCGGCCAGCAGCGCCAGCCTGGGCACCGGCGTGGCGCTGCTGGCCGCGTACACGCTGGGACTGGCCGTGCCGTTCCTGCTGGCCGCGCTGCTGTGGAACCGGCTGAACCTGCGCCGCCTGAACCGCTACGCCGGCATCTTTGAGCGGGTGGGCGGCGGCATCCTGGTGCTGGTGGGCGTGCTGATGCTGACCGGGCAGTTCACCCGGCTGGCCACGTTCTTCTACGAGGTGACGCCCGCGTGGCTGAGGGTCTAA
- a CDS encoding XdhC family protein, with product MNAAETRALLDALNAATARGQRAAIATVVGVQGSAYRREGTRMLVLEDGAQVCMLSGGCLEAEVVEVALEVIRSGTPTVTHYDLSEDATWGLGIGCGGSVDVRVERVEREDPVMGAWLAALEKGELAALAVPLKSEGRLLIRPDGETQGHLSPAPLHDFAVQAAQERLGQLEPRAVTLAAPDGTPIFIDISTPPPVLVLYGAGHDAMPLARGAHDLGYEVHVIDPRRAYLTPGRFPGATLHDLAPEDLGQFVPPARASLLIMNHHLDRDRVCLQHALNSGAPYVGVLGPLSRAQGLLDELETEGVTFSAEARSRLRAPVGLRLGAEAPEEVALSILAELMAWRRGYSGGFLSGHAGRIHDAHTHAPSPALGPAPEASPEQ from the coding sequence ATGAACGCCGCCGAAACCCGCGCCCTGCTGGACGCCCTGAACGCCGCCACGGCGCGGGGCCAGCGCGCTGCCATCGCCACCGTTGTGGGCGTGCAGGGCAGCGCCTACCGCCGCGAGGGCACACGAATGCTGGTGCTGGAGGACGGCGCGCAGGTGTGCATGCTCTCCGGCGGCTGTCTGGAGGCGGAGGTGGTGGAGGTGGCGCTGGAGGTGATCCGCAGCGGCACCCCCACCGTCACCCACTATGACCTCTCGGAAGACGCTACCTGGGGCCTGGGCATCGGCTGCGGCGGCAGCGTGGACGTGCGCGTGGAACGGGTGGAGCGGGAAGATCCTGTGATGGGTGCGTGGCTCGCAGCGCTGGAAAAAGGGGAACTGGCGGCGCTGGCCGTGCCGCTGAAGAGTGAGGGCCGCCTGCTGATCAGGCCGGATGGGGAAACCCAGGGCCACCTCTCCCCCGCCCCGCTGCACGACTTTGCCGTGCAGGCCGCGCAGGAACGCCTGGGACAGCTGGAGCCGCGCGCCGTGACGCTGGCTGCACCGGACGGCACGCCCATCTTCATCGACATCAGCACGCCGCCGCCGGTGCTGGTGCTGTACGGGGCAGGCCACGACGCCATGCCGCTGGCCCGTGGGGCGCATGACCTAGGCTACGAGGTCCACGTCATTGACCCGCGCCGCGCGTACCTCACGCCTGGGCGTTTTCCGGGGGCCACCCTGCATGACCTGGCCCCGGAGGACCTGGGGCAGTTCGTGCCGCCCGCCCGCGCCAGCCTGCTGATCATGAACCACCATCTGGACCGGGACCGCGTCTGCTTGCAGCACGCGCTGAACTCCGGCGCACCCTACGTGGGTGTGCTGGGGCCGCTGAGCCGCGCCCAGGGCCTGCTGGACGAGCTGGAAACGGAGGGCGTGACCTTCAGTGCCGAGGCCCGGTCCCGCCTGCGCGCCCCCGTGGGCCTGCGCCTGGGGGCCGAGGCTCCGGAAGAAGTGGCCCTGAGCATCCTGGCCGAGCTGATGGCGTGGCGGCGCGGCTACAGCGGCGGCTTCCTGAGCGGCCACGCCGGGCGCATCCACGACGCCCACACGCACGCCCCAAGTCCCGCGCTGGGTCCGGCGCCTGAAGCGTCCCCGGAGCAGTAA
- a CDS encoding acetyl ornithine aminotransferase family protein, giving the protein MTTATKARQPILKTSLPGPRTRAIMERDAQHLSTSYVRPYPFVPDHGEGVWLSDPDGNTMLDFFAGIAVSTTGHAHPHVVKAVQEQVTKFTHVCLSDYPQEITTSLAERLVKHVERPGEKWRVFFGNSGAEAVEAAVKLARNHTGRAHIISTMGSFHGRTYGAITLTGSKTKYKRGFGPLLPAVSHVPYPNPFRPPLGSTPEACGQAVLNHIRELFVGVIPSDEVAAIIVEPMQGEGGYIVPPADFLPGLRQLCDEHGIMLIYDEVQAGMGRTGKMFSYQQFEQYGEVQPDIITVAKGIASGMPISALLAKESVMTWPVGSHGSTYGGNPVAAAAAHATLDLIEGVVKHPGCGESLMQNAADVGAYLLSELKAMQSEFPFLGDVRGQGLFIGLEFVKPDGSPDGALRDRASTAIFERGLLNLDCGEAVIRVSPPLILTREDAETGLEIMREALRGLS; this is encoded by the coding sequence ATGACCACTGCCACCAAGGCCCGCCAGCCCATCCTCAAAACGTCCCTCCCCGGCCCCAGGACCAGGGCCATCATGGAGCGCGATGCCCAGCACCTCTCCACGTCCTACGTGCGCCCCTATCCCTTCGTGCCGGACCACGGCGAGGGCGTGTGGCTCAGTGATCCGGACGGCAACACCATGCTGGATTTCTTCGCGGGCATCGCCGTGTCCACCACCGGCCACGCCCACCCGCATGTCGTGAAGGCCGTGCAGGAGCAGGTCACTAAGTTCACGCACGTCTGCCTGTCCGACTACCCGCAGGAGATCACCACCAGTCTGGCCGAGCGGCTGGTCAAGCATGTGGAAAGACCGGGTGAGAAATGGCGCGTCTTCTTCGGCAACTCGGGCGCGGAGGCCGTGGAGGCCGCCGTCAAGCTGGCGCGCAACCACACCGGACGGGCGCACATCATCTCCACCATGGGCAGCTTCCACGGGCGCACCTACGGCGCGATCACGCTGACCGGCAGCAAGACCAAGTACAAGCGCGGCTTCGGCCCGCTGCTGCCCGCTGTGTCGCATGTGCCGTACCCCAACCCCTTCCGCCCGCCGCTGGGGTCCACCCCCGAAGCCTGCGGTCAGGCTGTGCTAAACCACATCCGTGAGCTGTTCGTGGGCGTCATTCCCTCCGATGAAGTGGCGGCCATCATTGTGGAACCCATGCAGGGCGAGGGCGGGTACATCGTGCCGCCCGCCGACTTCCTGCCAGGGTTGCGCCAGTTGTGCGACGAGCACGGCATCATGCTGATCTACGACGAGGTGCAGGCCGGCATGGGCCGCACGGGGAAGATGTTCTCGTACCAGCAGTTCGAGCAATACGGCGAGGTTCAGCCGGACATCATCACGGTGGCCAAGGGCATCGCTTCGGGCATGCCCATTTCCGCACTGCTGGCGAAGGAATCGGTCATGACCTGGCCCGTGGGCTCGCACGGCAGCACCTACGGCGGCAATCCGGTGGCGGCGGCAGCGGCCCACGCCACCCTGGACCTGATCGAAGGTGTGGTCAAGCATCCCGGCTGCGGCGAGAGCCTGATGCAGAACGCCGCCGATGTGGGCGCGTACCTGCTGTCCGAATTGAAGGCCATGCAGTCCGAGTTTCCTTTCCTGGGCGACGTGCGCGGTCAGGGCCTGTTCATCGGCCTGGAGTTTGTGAAGCCTGACGGCAGCCCAGACGGTGCGCTGCGTGACCGCGCCAGCACCGCCATCTTCGAGCGTGGCCTGCTGAACCTGGACTGCGGTGAGGCCGTGATTCGCGTCAGCCCGCCCCTGATCCTGACCCGTGAGGACGCGGAAACCGGGCTGGAGATTATGCGGGAAGCGTTACGGGGCCTGAGCTAA
- a CDS encoding KamA family radical SAM protein — protein sequence MSNALIHPQATVRSQQMLPRGHRAPKWADVPDEKWYDWKWQLKNRINSVSELEEVIRLTESEHAGASAEGIFRLDITPYFASLMDADDPTCPVRRQVIPTHHELEPFMSMMEDSLAEDKHSPVPGLVHRYPDRVLMLVTTQCASYCRYCTRSRIVGDPTETFNPAEYEAQLNYLRNTPQVRDVLLSGGDPLTLAPKVLGRLLAELRKIEHIEIIRIGTRVPVFMPMRVTEELCDVLAENHPLWMNIHVNHPKEITPEVADACDRLTRAGVPLGNQSVLLRGINDHPVIMQKLLRELVKIRVRPYYIYQCDLVHGAGHLRTTVSKGLEIMESLRGHTSGYSIPTYVVDAPGGGGKIPVAPNYVLSHSPDKLILRNFEGYIAAYTEPTDYTGPDMMVPDDWERKEPGQSGIYGLMQGERISIEPAGFSDTHHRPGGVSHRLNSREDKWAAYGVGAPNPASVSDTSPDGKVNVPIPVHSGD from the coding sequence ATGTCCAACGCCCTCATCCACCCGCAGGCGACTGTTCGCAGTCAGCAGATGCTGCCCCGTGGCCACCGCGCCCCCAAGTGGGCCGACGTTCCCGACGAAAAATGGTACGACTGGAAATGGCAGCTCAAGAACCGCATCAACTCGGTTTCTGAACTGGAAGAGGTGATCCGCCTGACCGAGAGCGAACATGCCGGGGCCAGCGCCGAGGGCATCTTCCGCCTCGACATCACGCCGTACTTTGCTTCCCTGATGGACGCGGACGATCCCACCTGCCCGGTGCGCCGTCAGGTGATTCCCACGCATCACGAGCTGGAGCCGTTCATGTCCATGATGGAGGACTCGCTGGCCGAGGACAAGCACAGTCCCGTCCCCGGCCTGGTCCACCGTTATCCAGACCGCGTGCTGATGCTGGTCACCACCCAGTGCGCCAGCTACTGCCGTTACTGCACGCGCAGCCGCATCGTGGGTGACCCCACCGAGACCTTCAACCCCGCCGAGTACGAGGCGCAGCTGAACTACCTGCGCAACACGCCCCAGGTGCGCGACGTGCTGCTGTCCGGGGGCGATCCGCTGACCCTCGCCCCCAAGGTGCTGGGCCGCCTGCTGGCCGAGCTGCGCAAGATCGAGCACATCGAGATCATCCGTATCGGCACCCGCGTGCCGGTGTTCATGCCCATGCGGGTGACCGAGGAACTGTGCGACGTTCTGGCGGAAAACCATCCGCTGTGGATGAACATTCACGTCAACCACCCGAAAGAAATCACGCCGGAGGTGGCCGACGCCTGTGACCGCCTGACCCGCGCGGGCGTGCCGCTGGGCAACCAGAGCGTGCTCCTCCGGGGCATCAACGATCACCCGGTGATCATGCAGAAGCTGCTGCGCGAGCTGGTCAAGATTCGCGTGCGGCCCTACTACATCTACCAGTGCGACCTCGTTCACGGCGCGGGCCACCTGCGGACCACCGTCAGCAAGGGGCTGGAGATCATGGAGAGCCTGCGCGGGCACACCTCCGGTTACAGCATCCCCACCTATGTGGTGGACGCGCCCGGCGGCGGCGGCAAGATTCCGGTTGCGCCCAACTATGTGCTGAGCCACAGCCCCGACAAGCTGATTCTGCGCAACTTCGAGGGCTACATCGCCGCGTACACCGAACCCACCGACTACACCGGGCCGGACATGATGGTTCCCGACGACTGGGAGCGCAAGGAACCCGGTCAGAGCGGCATTTACGGCCTGATGCAGGGCGAGCGCATCTCCATTGAACCTGCCGGATTCAGCGACACGCACCACCGCCCCGGCGGGGTCAGCCACCGCCTGAACAGCCGCGAGGACAAGTGGGCGGCATATGGCGTGGGCGCACCAAACCCGGCCAGTGTCAGCGACACCTCGCCGGACGGGAAGGTCAACGTACCGATTCCGGTGCACAGCGGGGACTGA
- a CDS encoding anthranilate synthase component II, which yields MTHILLIDNYDSFTYNLVQYFGELGCELTVWRNDAFTLEDVEQLNPDAIVVSPGPCTPLEAGLSVEVIRAFAPRYPLLGVCLGHQSIGEAFGATVRRAPIPVHGKTSRVAHDGQHLFAGIEGEASVTRYHSLIVEDLPPELLATAWATDQTPGGEYRALMALRHRDYPVFGVQFHPESIATEDGKTMIRNFLNEVERHRAAQVRAVEA from the coding sequence ATGACCCACATCCTCCTGATCGACAATTACGACTCCTTCACCTACAACCTCGTCCAGTACTTTGGCGAACTGGGCTGTGAACTGACCGTCTGGCGCAACGATGCGTTCACGCTTGAGGACGTGGAGCAACTGAATCCAGACGCCATCGTGGTGTCGCCCGGTCCCTGCACGCCGCTGGAAGCGGGCCTGAGCGTGGAGGTGATCCGGGCGTTCGCGCCGCGATACCCGCTGCTGGGCGTGTGTCTGGGCCACCAGAGCATCGGCGAGGCGTTCGGGGCCACCGTCAGGCGTGCGCCGATTCCGGTGCATGGCAAGACCAGCCGGGTGGCACACGACGGCCAGCACCTGTTTGCTGGCATTGAGGGAGAGGCCAGCGTGACCCGCTACCACAGCCTGATCGTGGAGGATCTGCCGCCGGAACTGCTGGCGACGGCCTGGGCCACCGATCAGACGCCGGGGGGCGAGTACCGCGCCCTGATGGCCCTGCGCCACCGCGATTACCCCGTGTTCGGCGTGCAGTTTCACCCCGAGAGCATCGCCACCGAGGACGGCAAGACAATGATCCGCAACTTTCTGAATGAGGTGGAGCGGCACCGGGCGGCCCAGGTCAGGGCGGTGGAGGCATGA